The Plectropomus leopardus isolate mb chromosome 2, YSFRI_Pleo_2.0, whole genome shotgun sequence genome has a window encoding:
- the hrh1 gene encoding histamine H1 receptor, whose protein sequence is MMESALSPFTDPLHLNSYVNISNNSWSDLLDADSLRSNHTLNLHGHFHSALLGVCLGLLSLVTIIMNLLVLYAVKREKSLHTVGNLYIVSLSVADLIVGTTVMPLNLVYLLEDEWKLGRAVCQFWLIMDYVASTASIFSLFILCLDRYRSVRQPLKYLKYRTRGKASVMISGAWLLSMMWIIPILGWRSFTHVDLKPEEENKCDTDFRFVTWFKVITAVFNFYVPSILMLWFYTHIYLAVRQHLRDRERIIHPTDSFGENENGQHAQSAVKNDSKSPNRRRDIPMKLSKKQRLLDQNTLDQPYSLEDADRAKTASCRSHRKIGVKGQQTSLLAMTTKRLRMAQKVKKCSLSPEEKESDIPLSRPSVPQDIISSEGNNDYKLQTSLNECHVTVPKSVSGVCDISQVSDVQRYTSVLDNNYDPGHALPWTEEGVEDAKLDPANAVTLRQTWQRFIDQSRQRIQSLRIHKEHKAAKQLGFIIAAFLLCWIPYFIAFMVMAFCRECVHHDLHMFTIWLGYINSTLNPFIYPLCNGNFKRVFKNILNIHL, encoded by the coding sequence ATGATGGAATCTGCTCTGTCGCCTTTCACAGACCCTCTCCACCTCAACAGCTATGTCAATATCAGCAACAACAGCTGGAGTGACCTCCTCGACGCTGACTCACTGAGGAGCAATCACACCCTAAACCTGCATGGCCACTTCCACAGCGCCCTTCTGGGGGTCTGTCTCGGCCTTCTCTCTCTCGTCACGATCATAATGAACCTGCTCGTCCTCTACGCAGTGAAAAGAGAGAAGAGCCTCCACACGGTCGGGAACCTCTACATTGTCAGCTTGTCTGTGGCAGATCTGATCGTGGGGACCACAGTGATGCCTCTAAACCTGGTGTATCTGTTAGAGGATGAGTGGAAGCTTGGACGGGCAGTCTGCCAATTTTGGCTTATTATGGACTACGTGGCAAGCACAGCTTCAATCTTCAGCTTGTTTATTCTGTGTTTGGACCGGTACCGCTCTGTCAGACAGCCGCTCAAGTACCTGAAATATCGAACGAGAGGTAAAGCCAGCGTGATGATTTCTGGTGCCTGGCTGCTGTCAATGATGTGGATTATTCCAATTTTAGGATGGAGGTCTTTCACACATGTAGACCTTAAACCCGAGGAGGAGAACAAGTGTGACACAGATTTCCGCTTTGTCACATGGTTTAAGGTTATCACTGCCGTCTTCAACTTCTACGTGCCCTCAATTTTGATGCTGTGGTTTTACACGCACATCTACTTGGCGGTGAGGCAACATctcagggacagagagagaatcattCATCCGACAGACTCATTTGGGGAGAATGAGAATGGACAACATGCCCAATCGGCAGTGAAAAATGACTCCAAATCACCCAACAGGAGACGTGACATTCCAATGAAACTCTCTAAAAAACAGCGCTTGTTGGACCAGAACACTCTAGATCAGCCGTATTCCCTGGAGGATGCTGATAGAGCTAAAACGGCTTCATGTAGATCTCACAGAAAAATTGGTGTAAAGGGCCAACAGACATCATTGCTTGCCATGACAACTAAACGACTCAGAATGgcacaaaaggtcaaaaagtgCTCTCTGTCTCCTGAGGAGAAGGAGTCAGACATTCCTTTAAGTCGACCTTCGGTGCCACAGGACATAATTAGCTCAGAGGGGAATAACGACTACAAACTCCAAACGTCTTTGAACGAATGTCACGTCACAGTGCCAAAGTCAGTGAGCGGCGTGTGTGATATCAGTCAGGTTTCAGACGTGCAGAGATACACCTCTGTGCTCGACAACAACTACGACCCTGGTCACGCTCTGCCCTGGACGGAGGAAGGGGTCGAAGATGCCAAATTGGACCCAGCTAACGCTGTGACTCTGAGGCAGACGTGGCAAAGGTTTATTGACCAATCACGTCAGCGTATCCAAAGCCTGAGGATCCATAAAGAGCACAAGGCAGCCAAGCAGTTGGGTTTTATAATAGCTGCTTTCTTGCTGTGTTGGATCCCGTACTTCATAGCTTTCATGGTCATGGCGTTCTGCAGAGAATGCGTACACCACGACTTGCACATGTTCACCATATGGTTAGGTTACATCAACTCCACTCTCAACCCTTTTATATACCCGCTTTGCAACGGCAACTTCAAACGAGTCTTCAAGAATATCCTCAACATTCATTTGTGA